DNA sequence from the Oncorhynchus clarkii lewisi isolate Uvic-CL-2024 chromosome 24, UVic_Ocla_1.0, whole genome shotgun sequence genome:
CTCCTTATATGGTTTCTTTCAAAACCCCCACTTCTCCTTATATGGTTTCTTTCAAAACCTCCACTTCTCCTTATATGGTTCCTTTCGAAACCCCCACTTCTCCTTATATGGTTCCTTTCGAAACCCCCACTTCTCCTTATATGGTTTCTTTCAAAACCCCCACTTCTCCTTATATGGTTCCTTTCGAAACCCCCACTTCTCCTTATATGGTTTCTTTCAAAACCCCCACTTCTCCTTATATGGTTTCTTTCAAAACCCCCACTTCTCCTTATATGGTGCTGTTAACCCCCATTATTCCTGGGGGCTGATTGCTGAGAGATGATGTCGCAGCTGGACCCATCTCACTACaagtttgtaactgcacatgcaTGTCGCATGTGGCTAGTCGAACGGTGAACTCGTTATTGAGATGATGCTAAAACATCAATCCACAGTGCCACATTTTAATTTGTGCCGAAATCAAATTTAAAGAAAAGTTATCTTGCAAATGAAGTAGGCTTTAGTATTAAATAGACTTTTAAACGTGCCGTCTTTATTTTACTACTTTGGTGTGGTCATCAACgggcaaaatatttttttcccaaaaataCTAACACCaagatgttactgagttacagttgatagaaggaaatcagtcaattgaaataaatttggctcaaatttatggatttcacatgactgggcaggggcacagccatgggttgGACTGGGAGGGCAGAGGCCCACACACtggggagtcaggcccagccGATCAaattttgtgagtatggaacatttccgaATGTGGAAGTCCTCTTGTTTACACATttgcagctcatgaaacatgggacattAAAatatcaacactatacatgttgtgtttatatttttattgtgttgtgtgacaaaactgtacattttagataGCCCTGCACCTTTGTAACGGTCAACctgtataccacacctgtcaggtggattaattATATTGCAAAGGATTATGAGctctaatagggatgtaaacaaatttgccatagaaatgtacctggctaCAAGGTGAGCCACTTTCATGCTACCGGTTATCCCAAGAGTTACCAGAGTTACCTGCTAACTCTTCAAACTACATTCATAGTATAGGGCTCTGATTCTTGGTCCTAGAAAAAGTGAGTGTGAGCTGCCGACATGCTCCAGTGTGTTCTGTACATGCAGCTGTCAATCTGTCGGTCCACAAACAGAAGCAAAGTACATGAATTACGCTTGCTGTCTGAGTCCATTTAAATTTGATGACCACTGAAATTGGATTGCTGATTTGAATTCTGGATGTTTGTACACCTATTCTTACATGTTTACATACCCTTCATATGCAAGATGAACATACGAATGCATTATGAGTATGAGCTGTTGTAGTGTTAATTGTCCAGCCCAAATCAATAGCTCTTCCAGGTAAAACTACACATCAGGAGAAAAATGTAAAACTTTAATCCAAGCTCGAGGGATTTTTCCTAGCATAGGCTAGGCTGTTTAAGGTGGAAAATTATTGTATGATAAGGACATCATAATGGCTACTGGGTATGCAGGATATCAAATTGAAAAATAAAACATGACATAAAAAAAAATTCTAACTCCCTCACCCACTGTGACTGACAAGCCTGGCTTTATTGTAAGCAATAGAAAGGCAAAAACAATTAAGGCTCTTTCAGACACTGACTGTATAATGCCAAAGAGATTAGATATCTTTGTGACAGCACTGCCATAGAGCAGGAAGACAAAGACAGAGTGGGATAAAGAATTGAAGAGAAAGACATTTCCATTTCGATCCATTTATGAATATGGAAAATGTTAAATACAGACATTGAATAGCTTACTGAATGTTCTATTGTATATAGGCTATGGTGCAGTATGTACATTGACTATATGCATTCTAAAGCCTCTTACAAACCAGAATTAAAACACAATCAGTTATATATTTTACTGATCTACACAACCTAGGCTACCCAACATTTCAAGGAGAAAATACTTTTACATATTTAATTCCGTTTTATTTTCTAGCACTGACCATATTGACAACCAGCCAGGTGTACATATACACATAATATACAAATACACAGAACTGCCCTAACATTTTTCACATACAGAATTCACCCTTAAATGCTGTTGTTGGCATCTAGTCTCTCCTCCACAGCCCAAAAACGGTGCTTCTTTAGAAATCTATGCCAGAAGCGGAAATGTTATCCACGCTCACACTCCAGTGACAGAGAGAATGGCATTTTGATCAATTAAATTCCAGCCCATGCTCAATTGGAATCATTTGTATCCAGAGATCCTTGCCAGGAGTCTGGCAGGAAAAAAGTTAATTACCTGCCTGAAAATACACTTTGAAAGAAATAGAGAAATCTTGGGAGTGCTGCCAAGAAGTCATTTACGCAGACAGTGTTTCTCCAGTTTTGAAAGGCCTCCATCGTAAAGTTCATTGTATTAATTCCATCTTAAAACGAAGATTGCTCTTCACATTTCTCCACCTGGAACTTACAAACGCAAGCATGCAACACATACAAAAAGCATGTCAGAATATTCAGCAGGCTACATGCTCACCCACCCCTCTACAGAAACTATACttaacaaaaatagaaacgcaacatgtagtgtcggtcccatgtttcatgagctgaaataaaagattgcaGAAAACTTTCAAACtcacaaagcttatttctctccaattttgagcacaattttttttttacatccctgttaatgagcaatTCTCCTTCGCctaagataattcatccacctgacaggtgtggcatatcaagaagctgaacagctaaacagcatgatcattacaggtGCACCATGTACTGGGGGACAATataaggccactaaaatgtgcagttttgtcacaacacaatgccacatatgtctcaagttgaggaagcatgcaattggcatgctgactgcagaaatgtccaacagagctgttgccagaaaatgtaagcctccaacatcattttagagaattcagcagtacatccaacctgcctcacaaacACAGACCACGTGCAACCTCGCCTGccgaggacctccacatccggtttcttcacctacgggatcatctgaggagggggtgggggtgctgaggagtatttctgtgtgTAAAAAAgccctttgtggggaaaaacccattctgattggctgggcctggctccgaAGTGGCCATtgcccattcatgtgaaatccataaattagggcctaatgaatttatttcaattgatttctttctttctatgaactgtaacagtaaaatgtttgaaatagTTTACATATTTGTTCAGTATTTATTATTTAACATTTAAAATAAGATAAAGGAAAACAGTGCAAAATCAACACCTTTAAGGATTGCGTCAAGCCACAGGTTTTGCCAACACACCCCACTGAGTGTCCGTTTCTCCCCTCAGCCTGTGGACACGGCAGACAAAGATTGTTTGTCTCATTCCAAACttgactctctccctcctccctgattCTTTCCCTCCTCTACATCTCTCCCCaattctatccctccctcctgttcATTAGGCCCTCAGACAGTCTTGCCATCCATCCACCAAAGAATTGCTTTCGCTTTGACTATGTGCAGACAATCACCCATTCCATTATGGTGTTGATATCATTTCTCCTCTCTGTGCGAGCGCAGAATAGACTGTGAGACGGACAGTTTTCCCTTTCGATAAACAGAAAGACAGCTGATAATGAGAAACACCGCCAAGGTCATCTTTTTGAAAAGACgatggaggaaagagaagggggaACTGTGGTACTGTGAAAATGCTCATGGATGCTAGCTTTTTCCAGAGCAAATAACCCCGACCAGTGCTGTTCCACATCAAAGCCAAGGCTCTAGATATAAGCCCTCTTTAGATTTATTTTCAAATGGCGGTTGAACTGCAGGGCTGCTAGGTCATATAGTGGATCAATGCCTCTACAAGTGGTGAGAACAGGAAGAATGATGATTATCCTGATTAGAGAAAGGGTAACCTgcagaagttataataactggtTACTGTTTAATGTTATTCTGGTAGTTTGAGATACGTATTGAAAAATACATATATGCCAAGATTATGTTCAGAACAGGATGCAATGTTGGTGCGGTGCTTATTTGAATTGTGGCAGTAGACGCTAACATAAAATATAGTTTTGTACAGTTTAATTATTAATCATTCAGTGTATAGGTGTTGATGTCAAACCTTTCCTATCTGGTGGAATACCTTCCACAGATGTTACCTTACATTTCTTTTAATATGGCACCTGTGATGCTTCTTTACTCACATTCTCATCCCCAGTCGGCTGATGTGGTTATGTGATCAGTGGTATTTCTCTGTGAAGCAATACGGCATTAATATCTCCATTTCATCCCAGAtgctcaggcaggcaggcactaCCGAATTACACTGTCACAGCAGCAAATGGAGAATGCAATATCAACTTTCACTCACAGCCTGCTTGTCTTGCATGAATGTTCTGCAGCGTGATGGAAACATAACAGAGGATGAGCGGCAGAGGAAAAAAGGAAAAGAGGCCTCATTCTAGAATATAGAGTTACTTTACCTATCACTCACAATGCTAATTGATCATCATATCATATCAACAGGGGTGGCCTGTCGTAAGTCTGAAAACAGACTGCAGCGTAACCAGTTGGACGTACAGTgcatgtatgtacacacacaatatacatttACAGCCTTATGCAGAACATCAATCTTACAAGTTCCAGCCCAAAAATGTACAATAACTTGGGACTcctacacaccaccacacaaaACCCTGCAGTCAAGACGGACGGTCGTGAAAGCTGCCCAGGCACACCCATAACAAGTAGTCTTTCTTGTTAATCCACATTGTTCAGAAAGTCTGGACTGAGGAGTATGTCTTGTGTTGGACAGATACTGAAAGTCCCCTTTTTAGTCAGTGGAGGTGGATGATTGATTCCATCTAGGTGAAGAGTGTGGTTGAAGCCATGCTGCAGAGGCCTACTGTGGATTCAGTGGTACTTGTGTAGGCTTCTCTTTTCCTGGTGCCCGTGTTCCACCAGGTGCATCTGCCTGCTGTTCTGCCAGCATGTCTGTCAGCTTCATGCCCAACACTGGATTCCTGGTCTCTGACGCCACCTGCAGGCCAAGCGGCAAAAGTGCAGCCAGTCAGTTTAACAGAAGGTCTCATGATTGTAAGTGATTAGTACATATCTGTCTATACAGTATTTGGGAAAAGGGCAGCCAGCATTACAATTAATAAGTTGTATCATTTGAACAGTCTACTCACCGCAGGAATACCCCTATTCCTCAACCCCAAGCCCTCAGCAAGGAGAGCCTTCCCAGTCTCCTCAAACAGGGACTGTTTCTCCAGCTCTCCCTGGCTCTCGAACTCTGTGTACTTCTCCACAAACCTAcaaaaaggaagaaaaaaaagagaaacaaaaacacacgtacttgtgtgtgtgtctatctatatatatatatatatataaaattaatCACATTGTTGGTTTGTTAAGTTTTGGGATTCCACATGTCTGTAATGCTGGATCCTAACTACTGCAATTATATTCTTATGAATTGCAGTAGTTAGGATCCAGCATTACAGACATGTGGAATACCCAAAACTTAACAAACCAACAATGTGATTACTTGTGAAAATTTGCCCATACCTTTGGCATGTTGAAACAAAGCTGGATTTGGAGATATCAAAAGGTCTGGGCCCTGTTCCATACCCCTCATAACATTTCCTGGAAGAGAGACTGGTGCTGATCAACAAATTGACATTTCCATTCCTAACAGCTTTTGAATGACAGTAAAAAGTTTAAGGCAAATCGTTTAACTAGCTTACGCTCTGTTTTCATCCTCTCTGTAGAAGATGTCTGGCACAGCGTCTTCTTTCTTCCCATATCTCTTGGCCACTGGTCTGACATAAAGTGGGTCCTTCATGGGTGGAAAGGTCTTGTATACATCATACCAAATGGGCTTGTCAGACTGTTTGACAACTCCAGATCGCATAAGATCTCTGACTCTGAAAAAGAAACCAGTGAGCAATTAGCAAAAATGTAAACAATAGAGCAAATGCATCCCATGCACTCTCAATTTCTCAATTGCAaagagctagctaacgttagcattaaTTTATATTATGCGGAACCATAGGCTAGATAACATTGGCTACAAGTAGCAGAAAGGTCACTCAACCATCAAAGAAAATTGTTTCTACCGAACATTAGCTAGATAGCAAACTCTAAAGGGTCTACAAAACTAGATAGCATCCTCCAGTAACCTTGACAACAAAAtgatgctagctaacattagcagcATGACATTTGAACCTACCGCGTGAACACGGTCCCGAATTTTTCAAGTCGACTTCCAGCCATAATGGACTTGAATTTAACTACACTATGCGTGTAAAATGCAGCTAGGTATTTATACAGTAAACTCAAAGATCATAGTTAGCAACCACCAACAACAGAGCCTATTTTCACCAGCATGGACGACCACCACTTCCACATGTAGTTTCTGCAGGGACAAACTGCACCGAAAGCGCACTGTAAAAACATGGGCCGGGTTCCAGATCGTCTGCATTTTAAGCGCTGCGGTCACTGGCACTGAACAAGAGGCTTTCAATGAGGCATCAACGACAATCCGTGgcaacccgtcattcagggcaggtggagccccacctgtttagcaaTATTATTATGCccgttttgcatgttattttggcacttatacgtgtcacatatcagtttgcaaaaaaaaaatgtttacaaagTCGCATTGAAACagggtctcttttttgctttcttgagtaagacagatccaaaatgcaggtgttttagccctgctcagtgctttctgtggagATGGGGCGGCCAGCAGAAAATAGTGTTGGGGTTGGTAATGGTCTCTAGTtgtgctgtgattggctcagtgttctgtcactcatggggacactagtCACTGCAAAATCTACAGCACAAGGAGAGCTCGAAAACTCAAGCCCCATGAGTGCTGCCAtatagttacattagaagtgcccatccaagaagggtCAAGGTCATTGGCAAGAGAATAAATTGAAATCGTGTTATAtcttgattggactgatcatgtcaacatcatactttcaaaatcttagctagcaagaaagctgtcttcatcatgaatcaagtcggcaatctactggcaaatccttttcaatccttgtgaAGAGAAATTATGAAAATAGATGacagataaaacgtatcggtgctcatcggccattggacataaacattacacaacaagttggaaatctcaaattcaacaatgagtgattttgaaggaatcagtggctaactgcaaccactagcctgctattcagtggagtgggtgtgtggtccaagtctatgtttaagggtctcttttccaagcttaaatgGATAAACATTCAGACTTCAGTGAggtcaagacaactgggaactctgaaaaaaacaagctccgacgttttgaacggtcatccaactcggaattccaagtcggaaactctgACCTCTTTCTAGaactctgacctgaagatcactgacgtcatgattcaaccgtgtttttttcagagttcccagttgtcttgaaagcaccacaaatCTAGAGAACGCCAGACTTGATGACagagtttgatgacaaaatttgtcTATGAAGGACTGCCGCACCACATTCCTGTTCAAGTGAACACAGCACAAGGTGagtacaaaaatgtattgtatgctgctggataaatgatgtaatatgacagggagatatgtatactgtagctaagacaGTAATACGAAGTGTATGTTGTgaagtaagctgttagtagcccatgtgtttCGCCCTAATAATTTAGTCCTTTTTCCCCTCATAATtcagcctactgttctgacttggtgtacagggagttttactgtaagaatggcccatgttctgtttctggcactgtacatttcaaaagtgctgaacaaatagttatattgactacgtacGTCCTAAGCTCTCTCCTTAGTGTCTTAAtttaaattacagattgcctcttatccgctcatcgtCCCCTTATTCCATAGTTTGTACATTTccttgtcagtagaaaccacatttgcttaagcaagtcagccatatcagctttgtttttttaaaggtagtaaatgaggctgaatgaactgtttcgctgccagacaaggctctgctgatagtagcagtggtaaggtgttgggactgatattgggactctgctgttgggacagcttaatgtaggccctaacagtttgtgggcaccgtttgacACCCTTAGAgtacaattaatgtattgtttagtgttgtgttgtgtagtggattTGCTgacatgcatttaaaaaaaaaaaagagtttgccccaccaagatttacagtgcattcagaaaatattcagaccctttgactttttccacattttgttacgttacagcctcattctaacatgtattaaatCTTCCCACACTACCCcacaatgataaagcaaaaacattttttcttAAACATTTTGATAATTTAtattaacatttacataagtattcagaccctttactcagtacttaaatgaagcacctttggcagcgaatacagcctcgagtcttcttgggtatgatgctacaattttggcacacctgtatttggggagtttctcccattcttctctgcagattctctcaaactCTGTCTGTTTGGATGGGTGTCAAGAAAATGTTGTTCTCATGTTCATTTTCCAATGCAATTAATACACTCTGTCAGTTTCTAAGATGTTAATACAACATCCTCATCGTCTAACTATGGGTCAAGTTACCACCTTCTGAATTCTCAGATGGGTCATGGTGTATTTAGGAACATTGCTCCCACAATAAGACAGCTCAGACCAATCAGCACTCCTGTAAAGCCCCACCCTTTCCCGGAGAACATATCCTCAGCTAGAGGCTAGCCCACACTTTCACTTCTATGAACAGGGATGACAAGACTGGGTCAGGGAATCTTCGTTAGAGAGAAAACCCCCAAACCTTATTGGTTTTGGTTCTCCTCCTAACACTGTGATTGTTCGACAGTGGCAGTGTGTCTTACCCTCCTGCAATGTGTGATATGCACCCAGGTAGCTCCTTCAGCTATTCTCAGCTATCCTGGCTGTCACCAGGAGTACTTGGCCCCTCCCAACGGGGCTGCTTCCCGTCTATTCTCCTCAGGGACTGGATTGAGTGAATCACCTTCCCCTGTAATTCACTTGTAGTGCATAAAATCTTGGACATACAggtttggttaacaaacagtttctcatttGTTCTATCTGATTATATCTTCAACTTCTATGCCTACTTGTTAgctagattattattatttttttattcgtTTATTATCCAATAGGCCACAAAGTGTCCTATCCTAGGCCCCCCTAGGCCCTGTCCTATCCTAGGCCACTACTACCCAACAACTATCCtttgatacctggctctgcccaggtaacaaccttGCCGCATCTCTAAACaatgacttaggtaagattagtaAATGATCCTTATGTCTGACATTATCATGTAGGAACGCCCCTTTCGTTCTccacatgtccaattctcccttggGCGTCCATTCTTATCTATCCTATACCAATTCTCTGTCAAGTGTCTTATCTACTTTAAGAGTTATCTGTGCTGCTTTGTATGTTCTTAGATGTATATGTGCTTGTCTATTTAAACAGTAACCTTTCTCTCCTTTCGTATTTCACAGGCACTAGTCAATGCTACTCTTTCGACCTGATTGTGCAGAATAATTTCTGGGCAATGTTTCCATGTTTAACACCTTAGTTCCTGAAACCAACTAAGCTTTCATTCCCCTTTTTACTCCAAAATTTAAACGTACCATGCACTTCGCTAAATTTATAACGTATGTCAGTCAATCCATAAGAATAATAACATTTCAATGGGCACAACTCTATCGTAATTATCTCTTTgttattatttagaattcattagATTTAGGTAATTGTCTCTTCTATGATTCAGCATTTTGAATACGACTCCATTCCCAATACGTTATTCCAGAGGGCTATTTAGGCTAGACAGCGTATTCCAACGACATCGCCCCGCTATTATTTAGAATGGATTGGTCTTTCAATTTAACCTAAACAAGCTATTAAAACGTTCAGTTTCTATCCTAAACAAACACTAACTTACCGTATCTCTCCCGGCAAAACATATCAGTATTTGAATTACGTTCAGTTTATATCCTAAACAAACACTAAATAACCGTATCTCTCCCGGCAAAACATATCAGCATTTGAATTATAATCAGAATACATTTTAGTCTATCGGTGCCAAGGTTGAGATACGAACCCTAGTCTCCCGAGTTGTATGCAAAAGTTTTACTGCTGAACCACCAACGCTATTGAAATGATTGAGAAAAAAATAGCCTGTTATTTAACCCTCGACCTGCTGTTTCCCTTGACTATCTACACCTTTCTTTTGACTGTCTCTATATACTTTTACACAAatataatctttatggaacaaaaggaacatttgttgtgtaactgggagtctcgtgagtgaaaaaatccgaagatcatcagaggtaaacaattaatttgattgcttttctgattttcgtgaccgagctacctgatgctaagtgtacttaatgttttgtagtgCGATCGATacatttacacaaacgcttggattgctttcgctgtaaagcataatttcaaaatctgacacgacagctggattaacaaaaggctaagctgtgttttgctatattgcacttgtgatttcatgaatataaatatttatagtaatatttattgaatgtagcgctatgctattcagcgattgttgatgacacttatcccattagtgggattgcagccataacaagttaatgtGTGTTTCTCCTTTCTGGAAACTTTATCTATAGAGTTGAATGTCGATCGGACATTAGGTCTCACCCGGACAACTATAAGCTATTACCCAGGGGTCGTAAATCCCTAGTTAACCTCCTATTTCATGTTGCGTCAGAGGACTTTTAAAGTTAACATCTCGTATCTCACTCCGCTATATTAGGCTTCCCTCACCTCCTTTTTGAACACTATCCATGTGTTGAATAGGTTTAAGTTACCCTGTCAGTTACTGTTTGTACAAAACGACCGTCCTATCTAACAACACCTATTTAGTATCCCTGCTTAATCTCGGGTATTCAGACCTCTGTTATTAAGTTTAGTTTTATTTATGGCAGTGCACCTTACCTCAGGTCATCGCAGACTTACTTGCTTGCTTGTCTACAAAGTAAAATTCCTGTGTGAATCTGTTTGGAATACTCAAGCTCCTATTATTGATAAATTCTAAGCATTttagaacatcaaatcaaatatatctTCAATTATTCCCCCAAATCCGAGAATAAAGACTACTGACCTTGTCTTGCAGACTGGGAAAATCAATGTAGGTTGGATCTCATCACCATCTCTGTCATGTACCAGTTCACCACTGGCCTGAAATAAACCCTCAATTCAGAGCTCAGGTCTTTGTCTTACGGATCCTAGATCGCCCGTGCACGGTTTTCAGCAGTTCCTTGGGACGACAGAGGCAGATTTTGagatccggctcgaaggaccaaTTGTCAAGAGAATTTTGTTCTCATGTTCATTTTCCAATGCAATTAATACACTCTGtctgtttctaagaatttgtaaggttcttattTAAATTAAACGGACAGAGATCAGTCAGCTTAGCcaatagcgtttattctcgagagctcTGCTCATAATACCATGTTCATTGGTTTATATACTCCACATTTCGTCATAAAgttaccctcctcctctcagatacaatggcaatatagttcacaagccttctcacattgtctgccacctgttaaacaatctactacaagcccaaggtctctcccctccctgggtggggGCAGAATGTCCTGTAAGAAACACAGTATTCTAGCCggtctgacgatagctccattcgtttctaacaaggaacagaaagtccttgttctaattTTTGACTAGAActacacattatattcagtgttttgattataataagattcatacattcatacagtgacagggtagtattctgtttagttatagttctacgttaaatgtatacatcatttagtcattattcataacaATGGGGAGCTTTGcggcatagctattttcaggtctcaccagagacgtttgatcgggttcagcctctggctgggccactcaaagacattcagagacttgtcccgaagccaactcttgcgttgtcttggctgtgtgcttagggttgttgtcctgttgcaaggtgaaccttcgccccagcctgaggtcctgaacactctggagcaggttttcatcatggatctctctgtactttgctccgttctttgcctctatcctgactagtctctcagtccatgccgctgaaaaacatcctcacaacatgatgctgcctccaccatgtttcaccgtagtgatggtgccagatttcctgcagatgtgatgcttggcattcatgaAAAATAGTTAaattgttacggtgcgtgaatgaggacccaaaagcgaattaacttaaacagagcttctttaattaccaaacataggtaggctcagacggaccggcagattccgacaggacaagacaaggttacagcaaacatgacgacagtctggttcagacatgaaacacaacaaacaagaatccgacaaggacaggaacaaaaacagagagagatatagggacctaatcagagggaaaaagggaacaggtgggaaacggggtgacgaggtggttaggaggagacaaggcacagctggtggaaattgggggagaaaaggtaacctaacaacgaccagcagagggagacagggtgaagggaaaggacagagacaagacacaacatgacagtacatgacagtacccccccactcaccgagcgcctcctggcgcactcgaggaggaaacctggcggcaacggaggaaatcct
Encoded proteins:
- the LOC139382501 gene encoding small ribosomal subunit protein mS23-like isoform X1, with translation MAGSRLEKFGTVFTRVRDLMRSGVVKQSDKPIWYDVYKTFPPMKDPLYVRPVAKRYGKKEDAVPDIFYREDENRALSSRKCYEGYGTGPRPFDISKSSFVSTCQRFVEKYTEFESQGELEKQSLFEETGKALLAEGLGLRNRGIPAVASETRNPVLGMKLTDMLAEQQADAPGGTRAPGKEKPTQVPLNPQ
- the LOC139382501 gene encoding small ribosomal subunit protein mS23-like isoform X2, whose amino-acid sequence is MAGSRLEKFGTVFTRVRDLMRSGVVKQSDKPIWYDVYKTFPPMKDPLYVRPVAKRYGKKEDAVPDIFYREDENRAKCYEGYGTGPRPFDISKSSFVSTCQRFVEKYTEFESQGELEKQSLFEETGKALLAEGLGLRNRGIPAVASETRNPVLGMKLTDMLAEQQADAPGGTRAPGKEKPTQVPLNPQ